A segment of the uncultured Desulfobulbus sp. genome:
GTCAGAGCTTTGCACTTGCGGTCGTCATTGGTCTGGTTACAGCAACCATAGGCTGGTTTTTTGTCCGTAATGTCAAAGAGGACCTTCAGCGCAGCCGGGACTTTCACTTTGAAGCAGTTGAAAAGGTCTTCACTCCGATGATGCTTTTCACGGCCTGTTCCATGGCGTTTGCCCATGGCTCCAATGATGTTGCCAATGGTATCGGGCCGCTGGCTGCTGTGGTGAGCATCATCAGTTCTGGGGGAGAGGTCATGCAGAGCTCTGAACTGCCACTCTGGATCATGTTGCTGGGTGGCGGCGGGATTGTGCTTGGTTTGCTGACCCTGGGCTACAGAGTCATGCTGACTGTGGGCAAAAAAATCACGGAGCTGACGCCTTCCCGTGGTTTCTGTGCTGAGCTGGCAGCGGCAATCACCGTTGTCCTGGCATCCCGTACCGGCTTGCCTGTTTCAACGACCCACATTCTGGTTGGTTCAGTCCTGGGTGTTGGGTTTGCCCGCGGCATGGGAGCGCTTGATCTGCGTGTTGTGCTCAATATTATTATCTCATGGCTCGTCACCCTGCCGGCCGGAGCAATTATGGCCATGTTCTTTTTCTTTACTCTCAAAGGAATTTTCAGCTGAGCAACGCGAGGCTCACATTTGGCCCCCTCTTTCTTGAGAGGGGAAAGAAGGTCTGGTGCAAAAAATAAAAAGGGTACGCGTAAGCGTCTTTTGCCCAAAAAACGCCATGGCCTCACCCTTTATTGTACTAGTCGCTCTCGAGGGTATTTACACCTGTACAAACGTTTACGGCACAAGGTAATAGACATTTTCATAGGTTTGTTGCACCTTTTGAGAACGACATCCGTTCGTGAAATGGGTACGCAGCAACTGGTTTTTCACCAGGTTTGAGCCCCAAATTTGCACAGGCAGAAGCAGAACCAATTTGACAGGCCTTTGTATAGTATTTTTCAACGGTGACAGGGCTATACTGCCCTCCATCGCCACGCTCATAGACAAAGCCCAATTCTAAACAGCCATCAGCGTAGCCCGTATCGCAGGCATCTTTATAGTACCGCATCGATTGGCGAAAATTCTTTTCTTTTGCATAGGCGAGTCCCAAGGCAACGCAGCTGAACTGATCGCCCTGATCACAAACCCGCTGCAGGTACTCTTTTCCCTTCTCACGATCAACCGTCGTACCAATTCCCTTCAGATACCCCTGACCGGCCTTTCTACACAAGGCCTGCTACTGGACACATTGAGATGCGTCATCTTCCCTCATTGGATTGACGGAAACATCGTCCGAGTGTGGCACAGGCTGCACCACCATCCCCTCCCGATGATGACGATCCACCATTTTTTCTTCTTCCGCCCCTACTCCATCACCAAAGAGTAGACTAAGCCCATAGAGAGCACGAGTAGATGCAGACTGTATTTCGTTGAGGGATCATGCCGAAAAAGTCTCGAGTATGAAAGAGATAGAGCACATAGTTACCGGAGACTGTGCCGATGGCAAGCAGGACCAGACCTATCAAATGGACGACTGGGGCAGCGATTGAGAAAGCGAGATGTTCGAGCTGCAGGCCAAACTGTCTGCCGAAGATGGGAATGACCTCCCCGATGATGCTGAGGAGATAATCCAGGCGATAGGCAAGCTCTCCGGTAAAGACGAGGGGCACCAGCACTGGAACCATGGGGGAAAATTTTCCAAAGAGGATCTTCAGAGATGGTGAACAGCGCTGAACCCAGCCCAATGACCTGGACCGCTCCCAAAAAGCCCAAGCCTAGCAGCAGGGTGAAGGCCAGCACATTGGAGTCAAAACACCACTCTTGAATCACCCCATAGGCAGCAGTGTGCTGGATGAACCGGGCCAATTGGGAACCAATCAGAAAAGGGATAATCCTGGAACAGGTGAGATGGCGCCCTTTATTGATGATCAACTCAACAAAGGGATTGCGCAGGTTGAGTCGAGGGCTATCCTTATCGCAGAGCGTGAGACAACGACCACAGAGCAGACAATCGATATTGTTTTTTATGTTAAACGCCCCCAGATAGACCGGGCACCCAGCTACCTCAGCTGTCCCTCGCTTACAGGCAAAGGTTTGGCAGGCTCTGCACTTGTCGAGGTCTGGCCGGAGCTCGATCATGGAAAGCGTGATAAAGGGTTCGAGAGTAGATGAAGATTCGGCAGGTGGTTACTTTGGGTCTCCTCGCCGGAGGGGCACCCTTTTCTTTGCTTGCCCAAAGAAAAGGGCGAAAAGAAAGGGCAGCCGTGCCGCTGAGAAAACCCCGGTCGGCGGGGTTTGCAACCGGCTGGATTGTAAACTCGCTGCGCTCAAACAGTACAATCCCGGTTCCCGGTTCCAAACCCCACCGCCCGGCTCAGCGCCAATGGCCTCTGTTTTCCCAGGATAGGCTGGTACTTTTTGAGCCATTCTCTACTGGGCGCTCATTTCAAACTACGCAAGGTTCAAAAAGTAAAAAATAGATACAAAGTGGTGCATTATTTCCTATTAAAAGGGCTGTTGCCGAGGTTACGGTAAACAGGAGATATAGAAACTCGTGGATCTGACATTCACAGTAGTAGGTTTAAAATTGGCAAGTGAAGGAAAGGTCGCACCTTCGATGTGGCAATGTTAACGGATAAACAGTCTGCCGGGCAGATATTGAACCCCCTTACCGAATGCGCACATCGGCTTTATGAGCAAGGAGCCGGTTATCGACTCGACTGTACGTTCTGCGATGGTATCAGGGTTGCGCGGCGCAACCGTTAAATAGTCCAAAGGTTCAAATACATCAAAGAGGCTCAATCCTTGATACAACGGACACTGAAGGCCTGGGCACGAGCCGCGGAGTCCATATCCGCGTATCCTTTTTCAATCATCATGTACGATGAAAAATAATCCCCCGCTGACGATGTCCAATAAACACCCACCGATCCCATATAAGAGGGCTTTGATTGATATGAATGACATAAACCTGCTAATACCAATTTGAGCGCTGAGTCAAAAGCATCCTGGCTGTCCCTATTGGGCCACTCTAACAATTCGGTATACCACTCTGTATATGTGGGCAATCTGAAACCTGAAGGGCAGGGATTGTTAATACCGGAAGCTCCCTGCCAAAGATTCCCGTTTTGCGTTTCTCTCCAATCCATGGGCCAGGCGTTTGTCTCGATAAAATAACCATGCCCCGGTGTATCTGTACTACTCAGAGTATCTGTGGCTTGGCTATCCCGTTTCTCATGCCCATCTGTCCCGCGACCCCATTGATAGAGATCACCATATGCTTCTTCATCATCTAGACTTTGTGCAACACGAGAGGCTCCAAGGTTGCGATCCATCCATACCTGGCCTGTCGTCGATGTTATACAAGAAACCTCGCTGGCTGTTTTACCAGTATTCCCACCTACGCAGATGCCACAGCTATCGATATAAGCTGAACCACCTAAGTCACTGTTGCAATCCAGGTCTGGGGCGGAGTCACTAAGCAAGAGGTAAATAACCGGAGATAGATTCTTTTTTTTCTGTGTATCAGCTGCAGCACTCCCGAGGCCAGATAAAATTAATATACAGCAAGTAAAAACTATTTTTTTCATATTAACCTACTCAGCACTGAGTTCGCATTATTACGTGCCTATGCTATCGAGTGCTATTTACACTGCTTTATGTTGTGATTTTTAGCCAACCAGAACGGCACGCCCCCTGTGCCCCTTGTTCCCAGTCGAGCATATTGCTTTTGGCAACCTATCCGTTAAAGACCACCACGAATTCTCCCAACCAAAAAAAGTGAATGCGAATTAAATTTAAACAGATACATACACCCATAGATCGATTTTCTTAGTTTAACATATCAGAGATATCGTTTTTAACTACCCCAAAGGAAACTAAGTCGCAACCTCGGCAAACTTACCCAATAACAAGTTAACATTCCGTTAATATTAATATGTAAAATTTAAACTTAATATTTTCCCCGTCTAAAATCTCCCACTCGGATTAATTCAACAGCAACGAGAGATGGGTTCGTTTTTCTGGATAGAATCTTGGAATAATTAAGATGGGAACTGGCAGTCTTAATTTGCTCTACACAGGCAAGCCTTGAGGTGTTTCCTGATGCTCTTTCATGGAGGAACTGTGAAAAAAATCGACGTCCATGAAAATCAGGATCGGCGGTGTTTATCCCTGCCCGTGAAAGTCAATATTTTTCCAATTTATACGTACCTCTCCACAGTCAAAAAAAAACTTACCCATCCATCCCAAAGAATTTTGGTTCTTTTCGTTCACTGCAGTTTGCATTCAGTTTGTGAGCAATATCAGGGACTGTACTTGATTCCCAGATTCTTGCCTGTTCCGGGCAGCCTTTGATGCAGGCACAGCAGAGGATACAGGCTTCGGTATCCGTTAAAACAGCTGTTTCCTCGATTGAAATAGCGCCTGTTGGGCAGAGCGTAGCACAGGTGCCGCAAAGCGTACACGCACTCGCCTTGGTTACCGGGGAGATATTCAAGGCATGTCGTTCCCTATAGGGGTGATTCCCCGGCAGAAGCAGATCGCTGAGCTCTTTCCATGATTGCAATGCGGTGATCTTTTCCCTCAGCTTGCTTCCCAGATGGACCGCCTGCTGCACATCTTGATCATCCGGTCGGCCATTGGCTATGGGGACGTCCTGGGTTGCAAAGGAATGTTCACCGATGAAGGCAGCACC
Coding sequences within it:
- a CDS encoding tetratricopeptide repeat protein — encoded protein: MCRKAGQGYLKGIGTTVDREKGKEYLQRVCDQGDQFSCVALGLAYAKEKNFRQSMRYYKDACDTGYADGCLELGFVYERGDGGQYSPVTVEKYYTKACQIGSASACANLGLKPGEKPVAAYPFHERMSFSKGATNL
- a CDS encoding FISUMP domain-containing protein, whose protein sequence is MKKIVFTCCILILSGLGSAAADTQKKKNLSPVIYLLLSDSAPDLDCNSDLGGSAYIDSCGICVGGNTGKTASEVSCITSTTGQVWMDRNLGASRVAQSLDDEEAYGDLYQWGRGTDGHEKRDSQATDTLSSTDTPGHGYFIETNAWPMDWRETQNGNLWQGASGINNPCPSGFRLPTYTEWYTELLEWPNRDSQDAFDSALKLVLAGLCHSYQSKPSYMGSVGVYWTSSAGDYFSSYMMIEKGYADMDSAARAQAFSVRCIKD
- a CDS encoding 4Fe-4S binding protein; this encodes MEIQKVRLITFSPTGTTQKIIENIAEGLAAQQIEQMNLTLPQPEVQDNDFSSDELAVIGAPVYAGRLPLDAIKRFQQLRAKKTPALLVVVYGNRAFEDALLELKELALSQGFLPIAGAAFIGEHSFATQDVPIANGRPDDQDVQQAVHLGSKLREKITALQSWKELSDLLLPGNHPYRERHALNISPVTKASACTLCGTCATLCPTGAISIEETAVLTDTEACILCCACIKGCPEQARIWESSTVPDIAHKLNANCSERKEPKFFGMDG